Proteins from a genomic interval of Archangium lipolyticum:
- a CDS encoding monovalent cation/H+ antiporter subunit A, with the protein MPLLALLVIPWVSGTIAALLPTSARNRAAGLAGLTAMVGLVGVALHFPSVQGGGLRVEHFSWVPSLGLDLVLRLDGLSWTFCVLVLGIGALVMLYARYYLSPSDPVPRFFAFLLAFMGAMLGVVLSGNLLQMAFFWELTSLFSFLLIGYWNQWKDAQRGARMALTVTGMGGLCLLAGLLVLGQMAGSYELDTVLGSAQRIKAHPLYPVALGLILLGAFTKSAQFPFHFWLPNAMAAPTPVSAYLHSATMVKLGVFLLARLWPVLSGTELWFWLTGSAGLVTLLLGAWAALFQRDLKGLLAYSTISHLGLVVLLLGLNSPLAAVAAVFHLMNHAAFKASLFMAVGIIDHETGTRDIRRLSGLFRLMPITGTLALVATAAMAGVPLLNGFLSKEMFFAETVFIDAIPAVEWGLPVVATLAGMGSVAYSLRFSVKVFFGPASALDTPRVPEEPPKWMRVPSEVLVLMCLVVGVAPAASIGPILEAAARPVVGGQLPPYSLKLWHGFTPPLLMSALALVGGAVLYLLVRRLEAGRVRLGGRFVERFQGARLFTSLLAWLTALSRWLRRWLLTTGLQRQLLAMVLVTLLVGVLALWGGIGKGDRPLVPLSPVFIGLWVVGGIAALGAAWQAKFHRLAALMLSGTAGAVSCVTFIWFSAPDLALTQLTVEVVTTLLILLGLRWLPPREPARGVYDAHTRRIARGRRARDFIIAVSAGGGMAILAYAVMTRELPERTSFFLENSLSGGGGRNVVNVMLVDFRGFDTFGEGVVLALVALTVYALLRRFRPAQEVMALPPQQQALPKDLRTDLVNPRLAQDTAVGYLMVPAVLVRLLLPVSGVVAAFFFLRGHNAPGGGFVAGLVMSVGFLLQYIVSGTEWVEQRLNLAPRALIGAGLLFVLGTASGAFVAGYPLLTSHTFQLSVPVLGELHIGSAMFFDLGVFCLVLGSTLLILVALAHQSIRAHRASGGD; encoded by the coding sequence ATGCCGCTCCTTGCTCTCCTCGTCATTCCCTGGGTCTCCGGTACCATCGCGGCACTGCTGCCCACGAGCGCCCGGAACCGCGCGGCGGGGCTCGCGGGCCTCACCGCGATGGTGGGCCTCGTGGGCGTGGCGCTCCACTTCCCGAGCGTCCAGGGCGGAGGCCTGCGGGTCGAGCACTTCTCGTGGGTGCCCTCGCTCGGGCTCGACCTCGTGCTTCGGCTCGACGGCCTCTCCTGGACATTCTGCGTGCTCGTCCTGGGCATCGGCGCGCTGGTGATGCTGTATGCGCGGTACTACCTCTCGCCGTCGGATCCCGTGCCGAGGTTCTTCGCGTTCCTCCTGGCGTTCATGGGGGCGATGCTGGGCGTGGTCCTCTCGGGAAACCTGCTGCAGATGGCCTTCTTCTGGGAGCTGACCTCCCTCTTCTCGTTCCTGCTCATTGGCTACTGGAACCAGTGGAAGGACGCACAGCGCGGGGCACGGATGGCGCTCACGGTCACCGGCATGGGCGGCCTGTGCCTCCTGGCCGGGCTGTTGGTGCTCGGCCAGATGGCCGGCAGCTACGAGCTGGACACCGTCCTCGGGAGCGCGCAGCGAATCAAGGCCCACCCGCTCTACCCGGTAGCGCTCGGCCTCATCCTCCTCGGCGCGTTCACCAAGAGCGCCCAGTTCCCCTTCCATTTCTGGCTCCCGAACGCGATGGCGGCCCCGACGCCGGTGTCGGCGTACCTGCACTCGGCGACCATGGTGAAGCTGGGCGTGTTCCTGCTGGCGCGGCTGTGGCCGGTGCTCTCGGGGACGGAGCTCTGGTTCTGGCTCACCGGCTCCGCGGGGCTCGTCACGCTGCTGCTCGGCGCGTGGGCGGCGCTTTTCCAGCGCGACCTGAAGGGACTGCTCGCCTACTCCACCATCTCGCACCTCGGGCTGGTGGTGTTGCTGCTTGGGCTCAACAGCCCGCTCGCGGCGGTGGCGGCGGTGTTCCACCTCATGAACCACGCGGCCTTCAAGGCGTCACTGTTCATGGCGGTGGGGATCATCGATCATGAGACGGGGACGCGGGACATCCGGCGGCTGTCGGGACTCTTCCGACTGATGCCCATCACCGGCACGCTCGCGCTCGTCGCCACGGCGGCCATGGCGGGAGTCCCGCTGCTCAATGGCTTCTTGTCCAAGGAGATGTTCTTCGCCGAGACCGTCTTCATCGACGCCATCCCCGCCGTCGAGTGGGGCCTGCCGGTCGTGGCGACCCTGGCCGGTATGGGGAGCGTCGCCTACTCGCTCCGGTTCTCGGTGAAGGTGTTCTTCGGGCCCGCCAGCGCGCTGGACACCCCGCGTGTCCCCGAGGAGCCCCCCAAGTGGATGCGCGTCCCCTCCGAGGTGCTGGTCCTCATGTGCCTGGTGGTGGGGGTCGCGCCAGCGGCGTCGATCGGGCCGATCCTCGAGGCCGCGGCCCGGCCGGTCGTGGGCGGGCAGCTCCCGCCGTACAGCCTCAAGCTCTGGCATGGGTTCACCCCCCCGCTCCTCATGAGCGCGCTGGCGCTCGTCGGTGGCGCGGTGCTGTACCTGCTCGTCCGGAGGCTGGAGGCAGGGCGGGTGCGCCTCGGAGGACGCTTCGTGGAGCGGTTCCAGGGCGCGAGGCTCTTCACCTCACTGCTGGCGTGGCTCACCGCGTTGAGCAGATGGCTCCGCCGCTGGCTGCTCACCACGGGGCTCCAGCGGCAGCTGTTGGCGATGGTTCTGGTCACGCTGCTCGTGGGCGTCCTGGCGCTGTGGGGTGGCATCGGCAAGGGGGATCGCCCGCTGGTGCCCCTCTCGCCGGTGTTCATCGGGCTCTGGGTGGTGGGAGGCATCGCGGCGCTGGGGGCGGCCTGGCAGGCGAAGTTCCACCGGCTCGCCGCGCTCATGCTCTCGGGGACGGCGGGCGCGGTGAGCTGCGTCACCTTCATCTGGTTCTCCGCTCCGGATCTCGCGCTCACCCAGCTCACCGTCGAGGTGGTGACGACGCTGCTCATCCTGCTCGGGCTCAGGTGGCTCCCACCGCGAGAGCCGGCTCGCGGCGTGTACGACGCGCACACCCGGCGGATTGCCAGGGGCCGGCGAGCCCGTGACTTCATCATCGCGGTGAGCGCCGGCGGCGGAATGGCGATCCTCGCCTACGCGGTGATGACGCGCGAGCTCCCCGAGCGCACCTCCTTCTTCCTGGAGAACTCGCTGAGCGGCGGAGGCGGGCGGAACGTGGTGAACGTGATGCTGGTGGACTTCCGCGGGTTCGACACCTTCGGGGAAGGAGTGGTGCTGGCACTCGTCGCGCTCACGGTCTACGCGCTCCTTCGGCGCTTCCGGCCGGCGCAAGAGGTGATGGCGCTTCCGCCACAGCAGCAGGCGCTGCCGAAGGACCTGCGGACGGACCTGGTGAACCCACGCCTGGCGCAGGACACGGCGGTGGGGTACCTGATGGTCCCGGCGGTGCTGGTCCGCTTGCTCCTGCCCGTATCGGGAGTCGTGGCGGCTTTCTTTTTCTTGCGTGGGCACAACGCGCCAGGAGGTGGATTCGTGGCGGGGCTGGTGATGTCGGTGGGGTTTCTCCTCCAGTACATCGTCTCCGGGACGGAGTGGGTCGAGCAGCGGCTGAACCTCGCGCCACGCGCACTGATAGGTGCCGGCCTCCTGTTCGTCCTCGGCACGGCCTCGGGAGCGTTCGTGGCCGGGTATCCCCTCCTCACCTCGCACACCTTCCAGCTGAGCGTGCCGGTGCTGGGCGAGCTCCACATCGGAAGCGCGATGTTCTTCGACCTGGGCGTGTTCTGTCTGGTGCTGGGCTCCACGTTGCTCATCCTCGTGGCGCTCGCGCACCAGTCGATCCGCGCTCACCGGGCCTCGGGAGGTGACTGA
- a CDS encoding Na+/H+ antiporter subunit C produces MEVVLAIAIGILTGSGVWLLLRPRTFQLVVGLSLLSYAVNLFIFSIGGLAIDKEPILVDGVPRDLAHYTDPVPQALVLTAIVISFAMTALLLVITLASRGMTGTDHVDGTEP; encoded by the coding sequence ATGGAAGTGGTGCTCGCGATCGCCATCGGCATCTTGACCGGCTCGGGCGTCTGGCTCCTTCTACGGCCCCGCACGTTTCAGCTGGTCGTTGGCCTGTCGCTCCTCTCCTACGCGGTCAACCTCTTCATCTTCAGCATCGGCGGCCTGGCCATCGACAAGGAGCCCATCCTCGTGGACGGCGTCCCCCGGGACCTCGCCCACTACACGGATCCGGTACCTCAGGCGCTCGTGCTGACAGCCATCGTCATCAGCTTCGCGATGACGGCCCTCCTCCTGGTCATCACCCTGGCCTCGCGCGGGATGACCGGGACCGACCACGTGGATGGCACCGAGCCATGA